A single genomic interval of Magnetospirillum sp. 15-1 harbors:
- the nosP gene encoding nitric oxide-sensing protein NosP: MTSADNGLKRGFSQAADARVAVAELRAQIHQSDMAVVLFFCSPAFDLDQLGAAMKEAFPDTLTLGCSTAGEITPMGYCTGSLTGLSMSRDVCHADAVYIDQLSEFAFSHGLDSVRAGLARMAETEGPGFTQGTFAMLMIDGMSSAEDSVLSALHTGLGEIPLFGGSAGDDLNFRRTWVYRDGRFHSDMAALALVHTPFPFRVFKTQHFVGSDTKMVITGADPLRRIVTEINAEPAGREFARMVGLDVKELTPMIFATHPVVVRVGGADYVRSIQKVNPDGSLSFFCAIDEGLVLSVARTVDPYVNLAQVFDDIRTEIGPPQLIIGCECVLRSLEMERTQMKQRMSDLLIANNVVGFNTYGEQFNAMHVNQTFTGVALGPRRR, translated from the coding sequence GTGACCTCCGCCGACAACGGATTGAAGCGCGGGTTCAGCCAGGCTGCCGACGCCAGGGTCGCCGTGGCCGAATTGCGCGCCCAGATTCACCAGTCCGACATGGCGGTCGTGCTGTTCTTCTGCTCGCCCGCCTTCGACCTGGACCAACTCGGGGCCGCCATGAAGGAGGCTTTCCCCGATACCCTGACGCTGGGCTGTTCCACGGCGGGGGAGATCACCCCCATGGGCTATTGCACCGGATCGCTGACCGGCCTGTCCATGAGCCGGGACGTCTGCCACGCCGACGCCGTCTATATCGACCAGTTGTCGGAATTCGCCTTCAGCCACGGGCTCGACTCGGTGCGCGCCGGGCTGGCCCGCATGGCCGAGACCGAAGGCCCCGGCTTTACCCAGGGCACCTTCGCCATGCTGATGATCGACGGCATGTCCAGCGCCGAGGATTCGGTGCTGTCGGCCCTGCATACGGGATTGGGCGAGATTCCGCTGTTCGGCGGCTCGGCCGGCGACGACCTCAATTTCCGCCGCACCTGGGTCTATCGCGACGGCCGTTTCCATTCCGACATGGCGGCGCTGGCCCTGGTGCACACGCCGTTTCCCTTCCGGGTGTTCAAGACCCAGCACTTCGTCGGCTCGGACACCAAGATGGTGATCACCGGCGCCGATCCCCTGCGCCGCATCGTCACCGAGATCAACGCCGAGCCGGCCGGCCGGGAATTCGCCCGCATGGTCGGCCTGGACGTCAAGGAACTCACTCCGATGATCTTCGCCACCCATCCCGTGGTGGTGCGGGTGGGCGGGGCCGATTACGTGCGGTCCATCCAGAAGGTCAATCCCGACGGCTCGCTGTCGTTCTTCTGCGCCATCGACGAGGGGCTGGTGCTGTCGGTGGCCCGGACGGTGGACCCCTACGTCAATCTGGCCCAGGTGTTCGACGACATCCGGACCGAGATCGGTCCGCCGCAGCTGATCATCGGCTGCGAGTGCGTGCTGCGGTCCCTGGAGATGGAGCGCACCCAGATGAAGCAGCGCATGAGCGACCTGCTGATCGCCAACAACGTGGTGGGCTTCAACACCTATGGCGAACAGTTCAACGCCATGCATGTCAACCAGACCTTCACCGGCGTCGCCCTGGGGCCGCGGCGGCGATGA
- a CDS encoding cache domain-containing protein, whose product MFNSLRRRFATMGIVPRIMALSVSGVLLLGLSVTLLSRSLLYASAADAARERVDTNMKVAWDTLKAKGTTFSVADGKLMAGDHVLNGNFEVVDKVKALVGGTATVFMGDTRVTTNVIKADGNRAVGTQLAKTAAYDSVFNRKTPFRGEVEILAEPYMTAYDPIQDAGGNVIGVLYVGIKKAEFLTAANNTLQMVVGTTVLVGLMTIALSWTIAKRSLALPLKRSISAMRELADGNLDVEIRQTTRQDEIGEMIRALEVFKENGLARRQLEAAQAAEQAARNRRQEAIERLTADFNTSVFAVLKGVTASAHQLRDSAQSMTSVAEDTSRQSTVVAAAAEQASVNVETVAAAAEQLAASEQEIARQVATSTEISHRASEEAERVNGIVLSLSDATSRIGQVVTLINDIAAQTNLLALNATIEAARAGDAGKGFAVVANEVKHLATQTARATEDIVTQINSVQAVTRDAVSAIGGIGHTISSITESASAIAAAVEEQTAATGEIARNVQEASSGTREVTASITLVNEGAATTGGAAHQLLGTADELSKQSDQLATEVSDFLSAIKTAGDRRHSQRRQCRTSIVVQAGSAPRATVTMVDVSSDGCRIETSLPQPVGTVVEVSIDNVPVRARIVGSEGNFTRFQFALDAATQGRLESTLTHLAA is encoded by the coding sequence ATGTTCAATTCGCTTCGTCGCCGCTTCGCCACCATGGGCATCGTCCCCCGGATCATGGCCCTGTCCGTGTCTGGCGTTCTCCTGCTGGGATTGAGCGTCACCCTGCTCAGCCGTTCGCTGCTCTACGCCAGCGCCGCCGATGCGGCGCGCGAGCGGGTGGACACCAACATGAAGGTGGCCTGGGACACCCTGAAGGCCAAGGGCACCACCTTTAGCGTCGCCGACGGCAAGCTGATGGCCGGCGACCACGTGCTCAACGGCAATTTCGAGGTGGTGGACAAGGTCAAGGCCCTGGTGGGCGGCACCGCCACCGTGTTCATGGGCGACACCCGCGTCACCACCAACGTCATCAAGGCCGACGGGAACCGCGCCGTGGGCACCCAGCTGGCCAAGACCGCCGCCTACGACTCGGTCTTCAACCGCAAGACCCCGTTCCGCGGTGAGGTCGAAATTCTGGCCGAGCCCTACATGACCGCCTACGACCCCATCCAGGATGCCGGCGGCAACGTCATCGGCGTACTGTATGTGGGCATCAAGAAGGCGGAATTCCTGACCGCCGCCAACAACACCCTGCAGATGGTGGTGGGAACCACGGTGCTGGTCGGGCTGATGACCATCGCCCTCAGCTGGACCATCGCCAAGCGCAGCCTGGCCCTGCCGCTCAAGCGAAGCATTTCCGCCATGCGGGAACTGGCCGACGGCAACCTCGACGTGGAGATTCGCCAGACCACCCGCCAGGACGAGATCGGCGAGATGATCCGGGCGCTGGAGGTGTTCAAGGAGAACGGCCTCGCCCGCCGCCAGTTGGAGGCCGCCCAGGCCGCAGAACAGGCCGCCCGCAACCGCCGCCAGGAGGCCATCGAGCGCCTGACCGCCGATTTCAACACCAGCGTCTTCGCCGTGCTGAAGGGCGTCACCGCCTCGGCCCACCAATTGCGGGATTCGGCCCAGTCCATGACCTCGGTGGCCGAGGATACCTCGCGCCAGTCCACCGTGGTGGCCGCCGCCGCCGAGCAGGCCTCGGTCAACGTGGAGACGGTGGCCGCCGCCGCCGAGCAGTTGGCCGCCTCCGAGCAGGAGATCGCCCGGCAGGTCGCCACCTCCACCGAAATCTCGCACCGCGCCTCCGAGGAGGCCGAGCGGGTCAACGGCATCGTCCTGTCCCTGTCGGATGCCACCAGCCGCATCGGCCAGGTGGTGACCCTGATCAACGATATCGCCGCCCAGACCAATCTTCTCGCCTTGAACGCCACCATCGAGGCGGCCAGGGCAGGCGATGCCGGCAAGGGCTTCGCCGTGGTGGCCAACGAGGTCAAGCATCTGGCGACCCAGACGGCCCGCGCCACCGAGGACATCGTCACCCAGATCAACTCGGTGCAGGCGGTGACCCGCGACGCGGTCAGCGCCATCGGCGGCATCGGCCACACCATCTCCAGCATCACTGAAAGCGCCTCGGCCATCGCCGCCGCCGTGGAGGAGCAGACCGCCGCCACCGGCGAGATCGCCCGCAACGTCCAGGAAGCGTCCAGCGGCACCCGCGAGGTCACCGCCTCCATCACCCTGGTCAACGAGGGAGCCGCCACCACCGGCGGGGCCGCCCATCAATTGCTGGGCACCGCCGACGAACTGTCGAAGCAGTCGGACCAGCTGGCCACCGAGGTCTCGGACTTCCTGTCCGCCATCAAGACGGCCGGCGACCGCCGTCACAGCCAGCGCCGCCAGTGCCGGACCTCTATCGTTGTCCAGGCCGGCTCCGCGCCGCGGGCGACCGTCACCATGGTGGACGTATCCAGCGACGGCTGTCGCATCGAGACGTCGCTGCCGCAGCCGGTGGGAACGGTCGTCGAAGTCTCCATCGACAACGTTCCGGTGCGGGCCCGTATCGTCGGCTCGGAAGGCAACTTCACCCGCTTCCAGTTCGCCCTGGACGCTGCCACCCAGGGCCGCCTGGAAAGCACCCTGACCCATCTGGCCGCCTGA
- a CDS encoding glycosyltransferase — translation MRLSGFVVLLLIVLGNLGFWAMMNRPQSGLPWSGTLNSVSFSPGRADDDPTIVRKLPYMDEWLLPTRAEMDEDLAMLAGKVHQVRTYSTLEGLDQVPELAAKYGLKALPGAWLDERLGRNEVEIANIIRIARDNPNVDRVIIGNENLTLHRLTPEQMIRYLRKVRAALPDRVKISTAEAWAIWLDYPELAREVDFITIHTLPFWEPGGVPIDKALDFTKRMVRDVKNQYPDKPIFIGEVGWPSAGRNYGLSEPSLVNQAMFLRNFVNWAHEEHLDYNIVEAFDQPWKVNLDNTASEKHWGIYTVERQPKFSWIGPVLEFEEWPTQAITATLIALLPVVWFLGKWKTLRLPGKIFFALLVQFASTLLIWTMSTPVIRDVSPGTGLMLGLMLPAQLLLLIVVLIAGIEVTELTWASKFKRRFTALPPDQIKRFPKVSIHLPCYNEPPAMVKLTIDSLMALDYPDFEIIVLDNNTKDPKVWEPVKEYCESLGERVKFYHLAPWPGAKAGALNFGLTVTHPDAEIIGVVDSDYIVDKNWLRGLVPYFENPKVGHVQAPQDHREWEHDLFKEMINWEYAGFFDIGMVFRNEADAIIQHGTMTMVRKKTLEDAGRWGEWCIVEDAELGLRMMKAGYQSVYVQDRLGHGLVPDSFMAYKKQRFRWAYGAVQILKAHWRSLIPFKKTGLTTGQKYHFVAGWLPWFADAFYLLFAVASLAWSLGMIVAPRYFSTPLPFFTLPTVGVFVAKIFHHFFLYTTRVNCGLKRRSLAAIAGMGLTYSIAWAMWQGIFTKSTPFMRTPKMANKAAFTQGFLMASEEATLALLHYVAAIAVLIPRNNFTDPDVRIWSLTLVVQAMPFLAALVASLISVMPSQGPEMPAHSHSNAKPEAAE, via the coding sequence ATGCGTCTTTCCGGCTTCGTGGTTCTGCTTCTGATCGTTCTGGGCAATCTCGGCTTCTGGGCGATGATGAATCGTCCCCAGAGCGGCCTGCCCTGGTCCGGCACTCTCAACAGCGTCTCGTTCAGTCCGGGGCGCGCCGACGACGACCCGACCATCGTGCGCAAGCTGCCCTACATGGACGAATGGCTGCTGCCGACCCGCGCCGAGATGGACGAGGATTTGGCCATGCTGGCCGGCAAGGTTCATCAGGTCCGGACCTATTCCACCCTGGAAGGCCTCGATCAGGTGCCGGAGCTGGCCGCCAAGTACGGCCTGAAGGCCCTGCCCGGCGCCTGGCTGGACGAGCGCCTGGGTCGCAACGAGGTGGAGATCGCCAACATCATCCGCATCGCCCGCGACAATCCCAACGTGGACCGGGTGATCATCGGCAACGAAAACCTGACGCTGCACCGCCTGACGCCCGAGCAGATGATCCGCTATCTGCGCAAGGTGCGCGCCGCGCTGCCCGACCGGGTGAAGATCAGCACCGCCGAGGCCTGGGCCATCTGGCTGGACTATCCCGAACTGGCCAGGGAAGTGGACTTCATCACCATCCACACCCTGCCCTTCTGGGAGCCGGGCGGCGTTCCCATCGACAAGGCGCTGGACTTCACCAAGCGCATGGTCAGAGACGTCAAGAACCAGTATCCCGACAAGCCCATCTTCATCGGTGAAGTCGGCTGGCCGTCGGCCGGGCGCAATTACGGCCTGTCCGAGCCGTCGCTGGTCAATCAGGCCATGTTCCTCCGGAACTTCGTCAACTGGGCGCACGAGGAGCATCTCGACTACAACATCGTCGAGGCCTTCGACCAGCCCTGGAAGGTGAACCTGGACAACACCGCGTCGGAAAAGCACTGGGGCATCTACACCGTCGAGCGCCAGCCCAAGTTCAGCTGGATCGGTCCGGTGCTGGAGTTCGAGGAATGGCCGACCCAGGCCATCACCGCCACCCTGATCGCCCTGCTGCCCGTCGTCTGGTTCCTGGGCAAGTGGAAGACGCTGCGGCTGCCGGGCAAGATCTTCTTCGCGCTGCTGGTGCAGTTCGCCTCCACGCTGCTGATCTGGACCATGTCCACCCCGGTGATCCGCGACGTGTCGCCCGGCACCGGATTGATGCTGGGCCTCATGCTGCCCGCCCAGCTATTGCTGCTGATCGTGGTGCTGATCGCCGGCATCGAGGTGACGGAACTCACCTGGGCCAGCAAGTTCAAGCGCCGCTTCACGGCGCTGCCGCCCGATCAGATCAAGCGCTTCCCCAAGGTCTCCATCCATCTGCCGTGCTACAACGAGCCGCCGGCCATGGTGAAGCTGACCATCGACAGCCTGATGGCGCTGGACTACCCGGATTTCGAGATCATCGTCCTCGACAACAACACCAAGGACCCCAAGGTCTGGGAGCCGGTGAAGGAGTACTGCGAGTCCCTGGGCGAACGGGTGAAGTTCTATCACCTCGCCCCCTGGCCGGGCGCCAAGGCCGGCGCGCTGAACTTCGGGCTCACCGTCACCCATCCCGATGCCGAGATCATCGGCGTGGTGGATTCCGACTACATCGTCGACAAGAACTGGCTGCGGGGCCTGGTGCCCTATTTCGAGAACCCCAAGGTCGGCCACGTCCAGGCCCCCCAGGATCACCGCGAATGGGAACACGACCTGTTCAAGGAAATGATCAACTGGGAGTACGCCGGGTTCTTCGATATCGGCATGGTGTTCCGCAACGAGGCCGACGCCATCATCCAGCACGGCACCATGACCATGGTGCGCAAGAAGACGCTGGAAGACGCCGGCCGCTGGGGCGAGTGGTGCATCGTCGAGGACGCCGAGCTGGGCCTGCGCATGATGAAGGCCGGCTATCAGTCGGTCTATGTCCAGGACCGCCTGGGCCACGGCCTGGTGCCCGATTCCTTCATGGCCTACAAGAAGCAGCGCTTCCGCTGGGCCTATGGCGCGGTGCAGATTCTCAAGGCCCACTGGCGCTCGCTGATTCCGTTCAAGAAGACCGGCCTGACCACCGGCCAGAAGTACCACTTCGTCGCCGGCTGGCTGCCGTGGTTCGCCGACGCCTTCTATCTGCTGTTCGCCGTGGCCTCGCTGGCGTGGTCGCTGGGCATGATCGTGGCGCCGCGCTATTTCAGCACGCCGCTGCCCTTCTTCACCCTGCCCACCGTCGGCGTGTTCGTGGCGAAGATCTTCCACCATTTCTTCCTCTACACCACGCGGGTGAATTGCGGCCTGAAGCGCCGCTCGCTGGCGGCCATCGCCGGCATGGGCCTGACCTATTCCATCGCCTGGGCCATGTGGCAGGGCATCTTCACCAAGTCGACGCCCTTCATGCGCACCCCCAAGATGGCCAACAAGGCGGCCTTCACCCAGGGCTTCCTGATGGCGTCGGAAGAGGCCACCCTGGCGCTGCTGCACTACGTCGCCGCCATCGCCGTCCTGATCCCGCGCAACAACTTCACCGACCCCGACGTGCGCATCTGGTCGCTGACCCTGGTGGTTCAGGCCATGCCGTTCCTGGCGGCGCTGGTGGCCTCGCTGATCAGCGTCATGCCCTCCCAGGGGCCGGAGATGCCGGCCCACAGCCACAGCAACGCCAAGCCCGAGGCGGCGGAGTAA
- a CDS encoding response regulator transcription factor encodes MLVLVADRHPLFREVLRALIEEALPTARCLEAATIADVVDLLAAGNGVRLMLIDQSLADSDGLTGLVRLSIAAPDVPIILFSGVESRAVAFHAQVCGAAGFIPKSLTRDAMRSAIAVVLDGGTYPPLVDAKGRRRPESAERVDALTVRERMVLEALVRGCSNKQIAYELQVSDTTVKVHVSSVLRKLRVHSRTQAVIKTKRTEDEDGAAHAATA; translated from the coding sequence ATGCTGGTCCTGGTCGCTGATCGCCACCCCCTGTTCCGCGAGGTCCTGCGGGCCCTGATCGAGGAGGCCCTGCCCACCGCCCGCTGCCTGGAGGCCGCCACCATCGCCGACGTGGTCGACCTGCTGGCGGCCGGCAACGGGGTGCGGCTGATGCTGATCGATCAGTCCCTGGCAGATTCCGACGGGTTGACCGGTCTGGTGCGCCTGTCCATCGCCGCTCCCGACGTGCCGATCATCCTGTTTTCCGGGGTGGAATCCCGGGCGGTGGCCTTCCACGCCCAGGTCTGCGGCGCGGCGGGCTTCATTCCCAAATCCCTGACCCGCGACGCCATGCGCTCGGCCATCGCCGTCGTTCTGGACGGCGGAACCTATCCGCCGCTGGTGGACGCCAAGGGCCGCCGGCGCCCGGAATCGGCCGAGCGGGTCGATGCCCTGACCGTGCGCGAGCGCATGGTGCTGGAAGCCCTGGTGCGCGGCTGCTCCAATAAGCAGATCGCCTACGAGCTTCAGGTTTCGGACACCACGGTCAAGGTCCACGTCTCGTCGGTGCTGCGCAAGCTGCGCGTCCACTCGCGCACCCAGGCGGTGATCAAGACCAAGCGCACCGAGGACGAAGACGGCGCCGCCCACGCGGCCACCGCCTAG
- a CDS encoding NahK/ErcS family hybrid sensor histidine kinase/response regulator: MTEMSASHGTAEADELARLRDENTKLRKINKVLMDRVERATDWQGNAFSLFQASIVLEGRVEERTIQLEAALRQLELVNSDMSRAKEAAEQAQRRLRDAIETISEGFALFDADDRLVLWNSNYVGLINLLGQSVRVGTPFAEVIHNAVANGAIRDAFGREDEWTAERIAYHHHPDRSFIYRLSDGRWVQVTERRTDEGGTVSLYTDITDIKDMEEKRRERELAEKSELLQATLESLSQGVAVFNHHLRLVAWNQRYVDLHHFPPGLIREGTHYSEVLRLNALRGEYGAGDPERHVAERVSTALARLPRAFERRLSDGTIVDVSSNRMPDGGFVSTYSDITERKLADTRLRDSESRLKAAARDLQLANESLERRVDQRTAELSAANQALHLAKIAAELANASKTKFLAAASHDLHQPLNAARLFVAALAEQEAMDKSNRDLVVSIDNALEAIDGLLRALFDISKLDAGVMTAEPAGFEVGPLLEQLRKEYLPQAREAGIDLRVMPCRAVIRSDPRLLGRVLRNFLSNALRYTERGRILLGCRRWDGRLLIGVWDSGIGIPEEKMGDIFQEFQQIALPGRRREKGMGLGLAIVERIARLLDHPLEVRSRLGLGSCFAITVPLADRITAGAVTGQGAVPAADRDALSGLPVLAIDDDPSGLEAITALLTAWKCRVTPIRSRAELHGWLGGKPEAPRIVVADYHLGDGSNGVMLIEELRAHFGADLAAFVVTSDRTPGLRAGLKEKGLAMLPKPVQPARLRALISHLAR; this comes from the coding sequence ATGACGGAGATGTCGGCCAGCCACGGTACCGCCGAGGCCGACGAACTGGCCCGTCTGCGGGACGAGAACACCAAGCTGCGCAAGATCAACAAGGTCCTGATGGACCGGGTCGAGCGCGCCACCGACTGGCAGGGCAACGCCTTTTCCCTGTTCCAGGCCTCCATCGTGCTGGAAGGCAGGGTGGAGGAGCGCACCATCCAGTTGGAAGCGGCGTTGCGCCAGCTTGAACTGGTCAACAGCGACATGTCCCGGGCCAAGGAAGCGGCGGAACAGGCTCAGCGCCGCCTGCGTGACGCCATCGAGACCATCTCGGAAGGCTTCGCCCTGTTCGACGCCGATGACCGGCTGGTGCTGTGGAACAGCAATTACGTGGGTCTGATCAATCTGCTGGGGCAGAGCGTACGGGTCGGCACGCCCTTCGCCGAGGTGATCCACAATGCCGTCGCCAACGGCGCCATCCGCGACGCCTTCGGCCGCGAGGACGAGTGGACCGCCGAGCGCATCGCCTATCACCACCATCCCGACCGCTCGTTCATCTACCGCCTGAGCGACGGCCGCTGGGTCCAGGTCACCGAGCGGCGCACTGACGAGGGCGGCACCGTCTCGCTTTATACCGATATCACCGATATCAAGGACATGGAGGAAAAACGGCGCGAGCGGGAGCTGGCGGAAAAGTCCGAACTGCTGCAGGCCACCCTGGAAAGCCTGTCCCAGGGCGTGGCGGTGTTCAACCACCATCTGCGGCTGGTGGCGTGGAACCAGCGCTATGTGGACCTGCACCATTTCCCGCCGGGCCTGATCCGCGAGGGCACCCATTATTCCGAGGTGCTGCGCCTCAACGCCCTGCGCGGCGAGTACGGGGCGGGCGATCCCGAGCGGCACGTGGCCGAGCGGGTTTCAACCGCCCTGGCCCGGCTGCCGCGCGCCTTCGAGCGCCGCCTGTCGGACGGCACCATCGTCGACGTCTCCAGCAACCGCATGCCCGATGGCGGCTTCGTCAGCACCTACAGCGACATCACCGAACGCAAGCTGGCTGATACCAGACTGCGCGATTCGGAAAGCCGCCTGAAGGCCGCCGCCCGCGACCTGCAACTAGCCAACGAATCCCTGGAACGCCGGGTCGACCAGCGCACCGCCGAGCTTTCCGCCGCCAACCAGGCCCTGCATCTGGCCAAGATCGCCGCCGAGCTGGCCAACGCCTCCAAGACCAAGTTCCTTGCCGCCGCCAGCCACGACCTGCACCAGCCGCTCAACGCCGCCCGCCTGTTCGTCGCCGCCCTGGCCGAGCAGGAGGCCATGGACAAGAGCAATCGCGATCTGGTGGTCAGCATCGACAACGCGCTGGAGGCCATCGACGGCCTGCTGCGCGCCCTGTTCGACATTTCCAAGCTGGACGCCGGGGTGATGACCGCCGAACCGGCCGGCTTCGAGGTGGGGCCGCTGCTCGAGCAGTTGCGCAAGGAATACCTGCCCCAGGCCCGCGAAGCGGGCATCGACCTCAGGGTCATGCCCTGCCGGGCGGTGATCCGCAGCGATCCCCGCCTGCTGGGCCGCGTGCTGCGCAACTTCCTGTCCAACGCCCTGCGCTATACCGAGCGGGGCCGTATCCTGCTGGGCTGCCGGCGGTGGGATGGCAGGCTGCTGATCGGCGTCTGGGACAGCGGCATCGGCATTCCCGAGGAGAAGATGGGCGACATCTTCCAGGAGTTCCAGCAGATCGCCCTGCCGGGGCGGCGGCGCGAGAAGGGCATGGGCCTGGGCCTCGCCATCGTCGAGCGCATCGCCCGCCTGCTCGACCATCCCCTGGAGGTCCGCTCCCGCCTGGGGCTGGGGTCGTGCTTCGCCATCACGGTACCGCTGGCCGACCGGATCACCGCCGGGGCGGTGACGGGGCAAGGCGCCGTGCCGGCCGCCGACCGCGACGCGCTGAGCGGCCTGCCGGTGCTGGCCATCGACGACGACCCCAGTGGGCTGGAGGCCATCACCGCCCTGCTGACCGCCTGGAAGTGCCGGGTGACCCCCATCCGCTCGCGGGCCGAGCTGCACGGCTGGCTGGGGGGAAAGCCCGAAGCGCCGCGCATCGTGGTGGCCGACTATCACCTGGGCGACGGCAGTAACGGCGTCATGCTGATCGAGGAGTTGCGCGCCCATTTCGGCGCCGATCTGGCCGCCTTCGTGGTGACCAGCGACCGCACCCCCGGTCTCAGGGCCGGATTGAAGGAAAAGGGCCTCGCCATGCTGCCCAAGCCGGTCCAGCCGGCCCGCCTGCGCGCCCTGATCTCCCATCTGGCGCGGTAG
- a CDS encoding energy transducer TonB → MAQADGGGALSRNRSVSGAALLSALLHAGAAILLIGFQAAPRPDEMPEPLAVEVVLEAPPPPVPSGLPEPPVAEPLPAPAKSAAHAAPAARLRTIPASRPSPPAAVLPESGEAAPQAPAVAAAPVAAPAALAEAVDYGAYVGRLHERIARYRVYPPQAMRRREEGDVRLRILLAGDGSLLDILSLAEASAQLTRAARQAIESAAPFDPPPRGGGGERRLAFDVTVAFRLR, encoded by the coding sequence ATGGCTCAGGCGGATGGCGGCGGCGCACTATCCCGGAACCGGTCGGTTTCCGGGGCGGCGCTGCTGTCCGCCCTGCTGCATGCCGGAGCGGCGATCCTGCTGATCGGCTTCCAGGCCGCTCCCAGGCCCGATGAGATGCCGGAGCCCCTGGCTGTCGAGGTCGTGCTGGAGGCGCCGCCGCCGCCCGTGCCGAGCGGTCTTCCCGAGCCTCCCGTGGCGGAGCCGCTTCCGGCCCCGGCGAAGTCGGCGGCGCATGCGGCTCCCGCCGCCCGGCTCCGGACCATTCCGGCGTCCCGGCCATCCCCGCCGGCCGCCGTGCTCCCCGAGTCGGGAGAGGCGGCCCCCCAGGCGCCGGCCGTTGCCGCCGCCCCGGTCGCCGCCCCGGCGGCTTTGGCCGAGGCGGTGGATTACGGAGCCTATGTGGGGCGTCTGCACGAGCGCATCGCCCGGTATCGGGTCTACCCGCCCCAGGCCATGCGGCGGCGCGAGGAAGGCGACGTGCGGCTGCGTATCCTGCTGGCCGGTGATGGCTCCTTGCTGGATATCCTCAGTCTGGCCGAAGCGTCGGCCCAGTTGACCCGGGCGGCGCGCCAAGCCATCGAAAGCGCAGCGCCGTTCGATCCGCCGCCCCGTGGGGGCGGCGGCGAACGGCGGTTGGCCTTCGATGTGACGGTGGCGTTTCGCCTGCGCTGA
- the purB gene encoding adenylosuccinate lyase: MIPRYSRAEMTKIWEPENRFRIWFEIEAHACDALAEIGVIPKESAKTIWEKGDKPYTPARSARIDEIEAETKHDVIAFLTELAEHIGPDSRFVHQGMTSSDVLDTCLNVQLTQAADILLADLERVLAALEKRAFELKDVVCMGRSHGIHAEPVTMGLKFATFHAEFQRNRTRLKAAREDIATCAISGAVGTFANIDPRVEEYVAAKLGLMPEPVSTQVIPRDRHAQFFATLGVIASSVEHLAIEIRHLQRTEVREAEEYFSPGQKGSSAMPHKRNPVLTENLTGLARIVRGMVIPAMENVALWHERDISHSSVERMIGPDATVTLDFALNRLAGVVEKLVVYPEAVAKNLNQLGGLVFSQRVLLALTQAGMSREDSYKAVQRNAMKVWLESANFLDLLKADAEVAAKIPAKTLEELFDLGYHTKHVDTIFRRVFGRA; this comes from the coding sequence ATGATCCCCCGCTATTCCCGCGCTGAAATGACCAAGATCTGGGAGCCGGAAAACCGCTTCCGCATCTGGTTCGAGATCGAGGCCCACGCCTGCGACGCCCTGGCCGAGATCGGAGTGATTCCCAAGGAATCCGCCAAGACCATCTGGGAAAAGGGCGACAAGCCCTACACTCCCGCCCGTTCGGCCCGCATCGACGAGATCGAGGCGGAGACCAAGCACGACGTCATCGCCTTCCTGACCGAGCTGGCCGAGCATATCGGCCCGGATTCCCGCTTCGTGCACCAGGGCATGACGTCGTCGGACGTGCTGGACACCTGCCTCAACGTGCAGCTGACCCAGGCGGCCGACATCCTGCTGGCCGATCTGGAGCGGGTGCTGGCGGCGCTGGAGAAGCGGGCCTTCGAACTGAAGGACGTGGTGTGCATGGGCCGCTCCCACGGCATCCACGCCGAGCCGGTGACCATGGGCCTGAAATTCGCCACCTTCCATGCCGAGTTCCAGCGTAACCGCACCCGCCTGAAGGCGGCGCGCGAAGACATCGCCACCTGCGCCATCTCGGGCGCCGTGGGCACCTTCGCCAACATCGACCCCCGCGTCGAGGAATACGTGGCGGCCAAGCTGGGCCTGATGCCCGAGCCGGTCTCCACCCAGGTGATCCCGCGCGACCGCCACGCCCAGTTCTTCGCCACGCTGGGCGTCATCGCCAGCTCGGTGGAGCATCTGGCCATCGAAATCCGCCATCTGCAGCGCACCGAGGTGCGCGAGGCCGAGGAGTACTTCTCGCCCGGCCAGAAGGGCAGTTCGGCCATGCCGCACAAGCGCAATCCCGTCCTGACCGAAAACCTCACGGGGCTGGCCCGCATCGTGCGCGGCATGGTGATCCCGGCCATGGAGAACGTGGCCCTGTGGCACGAGCGCGACATCTCGCACTCCTCGGTGGAGCGCATGATCGGCCCCGACGCCACCGTCACCCTGGACTTCGCCCTGAACCGTCTGGCCGGCGTGGTGGAAAAGCTGGTGGTCTATCCCGAGGCCGTTGCCAAAAACCTCAACCAGTTGGGCGGGCTGGTGTTCTCGCAGCGCGTCCTGCTGGCTCTGACCCAGGCGGGCATGAGCCGCGAGGACAGCTACAAGGCGGTGCAGAGGAACGCCATGAAGGTGTGGCTCGAATCCGCCAACTTCCTCGACCTGCTCAAGGCCGATGCCGAGGTCGCGGCCAAGATTCCGGCCAAGACCCTGGAGGAACTGTTCGACCTGGGCTACCACACCAAGCACGTGGACACCATTTTCAGGCGGGTCTTCGGCCGCGCCTGA